The following coding sequences are from one Plasmodium gaboni strain SY75 chromosome 10, whole genome shotgun sequence window:
- a CDS encoding hypothetical protein (conserved Plasmodium protein, unknown function) yields MRVRRLQSYLTENNLLKKSSLENIKNLRLGIDALYFLRICSDLKDILSDVSGCISPCIFDMIDKQCEYFKKWDIKIIFIFDGITPKGHKLFSAYYHQYIDEGWLYYVNNEKKLSHKSFSEVSNICNTDISFLLFHYLKYKGYECIYAPYLAISQLAYFLEINLVDIVFGPPTLGLHNATKIILNIVWKKNYFEWIDILYLLKMWNINKEQFIDACLLAGTEYCLTFPYLNLSHFNNGYKQFNFGTSIEFIKQSPLISYLQHFPNEELRKSHMNGYCLCKSMLKYPLVFLCTGQVNCFFFHSNKDQKGLPKKCDTNTLKVNIGPNEDGDHMDNASIRKKKIINKKDIISTVDEQSNSSDRSVYNNKNSYEKNERDKIFNNKCKGTTKNISTNDCFNVSNDTYLKCDKMLDKREVDNEKNYHNSKFSYDSYCDGDKNDDTVQHHEVEKEKCKYKNSKLIYEHNSDKCKGRNEKIEETVMDDSTKHMKDIYSKEYYKENDIYKKKNHNNEKQHISKLVPKDYIKVVGAKFPTCVYYLMSIGLLSKKLLCVLAMGEWIDYSHPIIDSFEYRDTLIDLREYRCRILGLVSIKLNPFFYKRKIKFFDYGYYINNIMDKDNKATYLNIVFNDNFLWKINKDNVNEEMNRQNVKNIDLQFVLRWHLYSESKSISLIRKRCEGYDEDITERKASNSKEKDVYEMERGNNNSVDNNGSGDNDKSDDNYKSDDNDKSDDNNRCDDNNRSYDNNRSDDNNRSDDNNHSDDNNHSDDKKNEPSNNSDYSSNNVNNYEDDDYNNHSDYFKKSNERTKIKKKYMHYNKQMIYKYNTYYKNILTTNNQNFHSFLCLVYFMFLENLDIFTKNCGVTLFGLLLSEVKNKNIDSNILIIFELFKFGFLTTEALLPPDGKSYPENAYASIQNNKKLDDQDKKSVLLLSRIYSLYNSNIDHSRTYEGLIDFDLCAFFAVVKIIKKTLRQLLQACVTNVLLTNMELIHILPENLYNPFDIHMCGFFVTNNFMGVLTKYFLLFDFDDIQNENTSLKHTADKKMESNKLNNEIETMNDHLLKDKFERQKETEHLSKNNDFKGYDMSTNNHINITQQNKKNNDHINIKEMNDKFFKKEQPEDKYMKVDKNQKYGINKKEHEEKKSLIELENNDKNIIYKENYNESDNNSYVYNDEYNLSDNSNTNNCEAAYKKHENNLDLKKKEEYKTDKENSETHINDNSQNNFHVFEKAIRKEFPSFLNPINDLCNAINTWRDHLCLITQLEKHTNVYDLVSDLKAADNFLEEKIRYIGLDKSQTYNRICLSNNK; encoded by the coding sequence atgagaGTTCGAAGGTTACAATCTTATTTAAcagaaaataatttgttaAAGAAAAGTTCTCTTGAGAACATAAAAAACTTAAGATTAGGAATAGATgcattatattttttaagaatatGTAGTGATTTAAAGGATATATTAAGTGATGTATCTGGTTGTATATCTCCTTGTATTTTTGATATGATAGATAAACAATGTGagtattttaaaaaatgggatataaagattatattcatttttgACGGCATAACACCTAAAGGacataaattattttcagcatattatcatcaatATATAGATGAAGGATGGTTATATTATGTtaataatgaaaagaaGTTATCACATAAATCATTTAGTGAGGTGTctaatatatgtaatactgatatatcctttttgttatttcattatttaaaatataaaggaTATGAATGTATATATGCTCCATATTTAGCTATATCTCAATTAGCTTATTTTCTTGAAATTAATTTAGTAGATATAGTTTTTGGTCCTCCAACATTAGGATTACATAATGCTActaaaataatattaaatattgTATGGAAAAAAAACTATTTTGAATGGATAgacatattatatttattaaaaatgtggaatataaataaagaacaATTTATTGATGCATGTTTATTAGCAGGTACAGAATACTGTTTAACATTTCCTTATCTAAATTTATCTCATTTTAATAATGGATATAAACAATTTAATTTTGGCACATCTATTGAATTTATTAAACAATCCCCTTTAATATCTTACTTACAACACTTTCCAAATGAAGAATTAAGAAAGAGTCATATGAATGGTTACTGTTTATGCAAATCAATGTTAAAGTATCCTCttgtttttttatgtaCAGGTCAGGTcaattgttttttttttcattctAACAAAGATCAAAAGGGGTTACCAAAAAAATGTGATACGAATACTTTGAAGGTAAATATAGGACCTAATGAAGATGGTGATCATATGGATAATGCTTctataagaaaaaaaaaaataattaataaaaaggatatCATTTCAACAGTTGATGAACAGAGTAATAGCAGTGATCGTAgtgtatataataataaaaatagttatgaaaaaaatgagagagataaaatttttaataacaaATGTAAGGGTACCACAAAGAATATCAGTACAAATGATTGCTTTAATGTATCGAATGATACCTATTTAAAATGTGATAAAATGTTAGATAAAAGGGAGGTAGacaatgaaaaaaattatcataattcaaaattttcatatgaTTCTTATTGTGACGGagataaaaatgatgacACAGTTCAACATCATGAGgtagaaaaagaaaaatgtaaatacaaaaattccaaattaatatatgaacataATAGTGATAAATGTAAAGGCAGAAATGAAAAGATTGAGGAGACTGTTATGGATGATTCTACTAAACATATGAAGgatatatattcaaaagagtattataaagaaaatgatatatataaaaaaaagaatcATAATAATGAGAAACAACATATATCCAAATTAGTACCTAaagattatataaaagtagTAGGAGCAAAATTTCCTACATgtgtttattatttaatgtCTATAGGTTTATTAAGTAAGAAGTTGTTATGTGTACTAGCTATGGGTGAATGGATTGACTATAGTCATCCTATTATAGATTCCTTTGAATATAGGGATACATTAATTGATTTGAGAGAATATAGATGTAGAATATTAGGACTAGTATCCATAAAATTGAATCctttcttttataaaaggaaaataaaGTTTTTTGATTATggttattatattaataatataatggATAAAGATAACAAGGCGACATATCTCAATATTGTTTTTAATGACAATTTTTTAtggaaaataaataaagacAATGTTAATGAAGAAATGAATAGACAAAATGTTAAGAATATAGATTTACAGTTTGTGTTAAGATGGCATTTATATAGTGAGAGTAAATCTATATCTTTGATAAGGAAAAGGTGCGAAGGATATGATGAAGATATAACGGAAAGAAAAGCTAGTAATAGTAAAGAAAAGGATGTATATGAAATGGAACGTGGTAATAACAATAGTGTTGATAATAATGGAAGTGGTGATAATGATAAGAgtgatgataattataagagtgatgataatgataagAGTGATGACAACAATCGCTGTGATGACAATAATCGAAGTTATGACAATAATCGAAGTGATGACAATAATCGAAGTGATGACAATAATCACagtgatgataataatcACAGTGatgacaaaaaaaatgaacCATCTAATAATAGCGATTATTCTAGCAATAATGTTAACAATTATGAAGATGAcgattataataatcatagtgattattttaaaaagtCTAATGAACGTACTaagataaagaaaaaatatatgcattataataaacaaatgatatataaatataatacttattataaaaacattttaaCAACAAATAATCAAAATTTTCATAGTTTTTTATGTcttgtatattttatgtttcTAGAAAATTTAGATATATTCACAAAAAATTGTGGTGTTACATTATTTGGACTTTTATTATCAgaagtaaaaaataaaaatattgataGTAATATTCTAAttatatttgaattatttaaatttgGATTTTTAACAACAGAAGCTTTATTACCACCTGATGGGAAATCATATCCTGAAAATGCTTATGCTTCcattcaaaataataaaaaattagatGACCAAGATAAAAAGAGTGttcttttattatcacgtatttattctttatataattcaaatataGATCATAGTAGAACATATGAAGGTTTAATCGATTTTGATTTATGTGCTTTTTTTGCAGTtgtaaaaattattaaaaaaacattaaGACAATTACTTCAGGCATGTGTAACTAATGTGTTATTAACTAATATGGaattaatacatatattaccagaaaatttatataatccATTTGATATACATATGTGTGGATTTTTTGtaacaaataattttatgGGTGTTctaacaaaatattttctacTATTTGACTTTGATGATATACAAAACGAAAATACATCGCTCAAACATACAGCtgataaaaaaatggaatcaaacaaattaaataatgaaattGAGACAATGAATGATCATcttttaaaagataaattCGAAAGGCAAAAAGAAACTGAACatttatcaaaaaataatgatttCAAGGGTTATGATATGTCAAcaaataatcatataaacataacacaacaaaataaaaaaaataatgatcatataaatataaaagaaatgaatgataaattttttaagaaGGAACAACCGgaagataaatatatgaagGTGGATAAAAATCAGAAATATGgtattaataaaaaagagCACGAGGAAAAAAAGTCTTTAATAGAACTAGAAAATAATGAcaagaatataatatataaagaaaattataatgaaagtgataataattcttatGTTTACaatgatgaatataatttatcTGATAATTCAAACACTAATAATTGTGAAGCTGCTTATAAAAAGcatgaaaataatttagatcttaaaaaaaaggaagaatataaaacagataaagaaaattcTGAAACACACATAAATGATAATTCACAAAATAACTTCCACGTATTTGAAAAGGCTATAAGGAAAGAATTCCCAAGCTTTTTGAATCCTATTAATGATTTGTGTAATGCAATAAATACATGGAGAGATCACTTATGCTTAATAACTCAACTAGAAAAACATACAAATGTATATGATCTTGTTTCTGATTTAAAAGCTGCAGATAATTTtttagaagaaaaaatacGCTATATAGGACTCGATAAATCACAAACATATAATCGTATATGTTTatctaataataaataG
- a CDS encoding putative 40S ribosomal protein S20e codes for MSKLMKGAIDNEKYRLRRIRIALTSKNLRAIEKVCSDIMKGAKEKNLNVSGPVRLPVKTLRITTRKSPCGEGTNTWDRFELRIYKRLIDLYSQCEVVTQMTSINIDPVVEVEVIITDS; via the exons ATGAGTAAATTAATGAAAGGAGCTATTGATAACGAGAAGTATAGGCTTCGTCGTATTCGTATTGCTTTAACTTCCAAAAACTTAAGAGCCATAGAAAAAg TATGCAGTGATATAATGAAAGGAGctaaagaaaaaaatttgaatGTATCTGGACCTGTAAGATTACCAGTAAAAACCTTAAGAATAACTACCAGAAAATCACCATGTGGAGAAGGTACAAATACATGGGATAGATTTGAattaagaatatataaaagacTTATTGATTTATATTCACAATGTGAAGTTGTTACACAAATGACATCCATCAATATTGATCCAGTTGTAGAAGTTGAAGTTATTATAACTGATTcttaa
- a CDS encoding putative inner membrane complex protein 1c → MADSIKSSSSFQKLDNLDAKETSTVDRKWVALTAYQPVDVVTKTVEVPIIKTVEKYVPKTIIQEKIIHVPKNVTHIVEKIVEVPEVKYIEKIVEVPHIHYKNKYVPKIEIVEKVVERQKIIEKWHDKIVEVPQIKEVVRFKQIEDSEEIIKYVPRNSKNIDWEDEYKKYTESKGLQRYSLDQNNIYQQANSFNQFNENAYNQNAINRSYELLNKQSSVKSQNNASGENLSQMNFYNQYSGGNFEQERSIQASNFEPSGSMQMKRLSSEEIKPAGCCSAACT, encoded by the coding sequence ATGGCAGATTCAATCAAAAGTTCAAGCAGTTTTCAAAAATTAGATAATTTAGATGCAAAAGAGACTTCAACAGTAGATAGAAAATGGGTTGCCTTAACAGCTTATCAACCTGTTGATGTTGTAACAAAAACCGTTGAAGTTCCAATTATTAAGACCGTAGAGAAATATGTCCCAAAAACTATTATTCAAGAGAAAATTATTCATGTTCCAAAAAATGTTACACACATTGTTGAAAAAATTGTAGAAGTTCCTGAGGtgaaatatatagaaaagATTGTTGAAGTACCTCATATTCactataaaaataaatatgttcCAAAAATTGAGATTGTAGAAAAAGTAGTTGAACGtcaaaaaattattgaaAAATGGCATGATAAGATTGTTGAAGTACCTCAAATTAAAGAAGTTGTTAGATTCAAACAAATTGAAGATTCTGAGGAAatcataaaatatgtaCCAAGAAATTCCAAAAACATTGATTGGGAagatgaatataaaaaatatactgAAAGCAAAGGATTACAAAGATATAGTTTAGAccaaaataatatataccAACAAGCAAACTCTTTCAACCAATTTAATGAAAATGCTTATAATCAAAATGCAATCAATAGAAGCTATGAATTATTGAATAAACAGTCTAGTGTTAAATCACAAAATAATGCTAGTGGTGAAAATTTATCTCAAATGAACTTTTACAATCAATACAGTGGAGGAAATTTTGAACAAGAAAGAAGTATTCAAGCATCCAATTTTGAACCAAGTGGAAGCATGCAAATGAAAAGATTATCATCTGAAGAAATTAAACCAGCTGGATGTTGCTCAGCAGCCTGCACTTAA